ATCAGGACTCGGCACCGGAGGGCGCCCTTGCGCGAGCTGTTTCTGGTCACCATGGTGTCTACTTTCAAGTGTGGGATGATGCGGGACGTTTGGTCTATGGTCCTGAGGAGGGTGGACCTTCGCCACAAGAAAACACCTATTCTCCTGTGAGCCGTATTCAGGTAGACAATCTTTATACCTGGCAAACTGATGGCAAAACCTACCGTGGCACTATCACGCATACCCGCATTGAAGACCAGAATTATCGCATCGTTGCTGCTATCGATATGGATTTCCATATCCACTTTCTGGAAAATTTTCGGCGCAGTTTGTGGATGATTATGGTGCTGGCAGGCGCGGTGACTCTCTTGGCGGCCTGGTATGGCGTGCACCAGGGGCACGCGCCCTTGCGCGAGCTGAGTGCGACAATGAGTGATATTCAGGCGGATCGCCTTCATGTGCGTCTAGACCCTAACACCGTTCCCCGGGAACTGCAAAACCTTGTCTGTTCCTTTAATCATATGATTGGCCGCTTGGAAGACAGCTTCGTTCGACTATCCTATTTCTCCGCCGATATTGCCCATGAATTGCGCACGCCTTTGACCAACCTGATCACCCAGACCCAGGTGGGTTTGGGTAAGTCCAGAAGCCTGGAAGAATATCGCGAACTGCTCTACTCGAATCTTGAAGAACAGGAGCGCCTGACCAAAATGGTCAACGACATGCTCTGGCTGGCCCAGAGCGAACACGGCCTGCTCAAGCCTGTCTGGGAACCGCTGGATCTGGCTCGGGAAGTGCGCGAGCTGTTCGATTTTTTCGAGGCCCTGGCGGAGGAAAAGCACATCCAATTGGTGTTGGAAGGAAAGGCACCGATTATACAAGGTGACCGCGCTATGCTGCGTCGCGCATTGTCCAATCTGCTGTCCAATGCAATACGCCACACACCAGTGGGAAGAAGTGTGCTGATCCGTCTGGATTCATCGGGCGAGGGTAGGGCGTTACTCAGCGTACAGAATCCGGGGCCAGAAATTCCAGCCGAGCATTTGCTCAGGATTTTCGACCGGTTTTACCGGGTCGATCCTTCCCGGCAACGCCAAAGCGAAGGTGCTGGCTTGGGGCTGGCTATCGTCAAGTCCATAGTCGAGGCCCATGAAGGAAACATCGCGGTGATCTCCGAACGCGGCGTCACGCGCTTCACGATCAGTTTACCCAGCATGGCTGATGTAGAGGTGAGTGCTACGGGAGAAAGTGATGAGTCAATTGACCATCGGTAAACTGGCACAAGCAGCTCGGGTCAGTGTCGAAACTATTCGTTATTACGAACGCCTCGGGCTTATCGAACAGCCGCTAAAGCCAGCTTAAGGATACCGCACCAACCCAAAAGCCACTCTGAAGCGGGTCTTCTTCATGAAATGAGCCCAAGAGCTAGGATCCACTTTGTAAGAAATCGATAATCTGTTGGCGCCTAGAGAATCGCATTGTCCGGGGTCGCCGTGAAGATCAGGATGATCATGCTGGTGTATCTCAACCAGTCCAATGTACAAACGCAAGAGGAGTGCGATGCGTGAGGTTGCTCCGACAGAAGATACGCACCGTAATGCCATTCTGCACGGCCCCGGACTGCGGGTACGACTGGTTATGAGAGCAGCTCAATGGAGGCAGAAGGATATCCCGTGTGCCGACAGGAGCCGTGTTGTCAGGAATGCCAACAAACCAGTCACACACTTGACTCTATAGCTACCATAGGCATTAGAATTGAGATTAATTATCATTAGCAACAAGCCAAGTAGAGATCTCGTTAATGCAGGCGCACTGGATATACCGTTTTATAAGCCCGAAGCAATTTGTTTTGAATGTCTCAGTACTGCTGCTGGGCTTATCGTGTTTGCTTCCAGCGACCAGTCAGGCCGAGATGAGTGATGACGGCTCGGCTCAGATGCGTCAATTGGCACAGCTGGCCGAATACATTGCTGTGGATTACGTGGAAGCCGTCAAAGATGGCCATGTGGTCAATGACGGTGAATATCAGGAAATGCTGGAGTTCTCCCAGCTCATTGTGACGAATATTTCTGAGATTCAGGATAAATCAGCCGACGCTGGCGACCTGACAGATCAGGCCAAGGCTTTACAGGAAGCCATCCAGAACAAACAGGCTATTGAAACAATTCGGCAAATGAGCGGCAGCCTGCGGGGTACGTTGTTGGCACTGATGCCTCAGTCGTCCTTACCGGATCGCCTGTTGTCCAAAGCTACTGTCAAAGGGTTGTATGAGAGCCAATGCGCTTCTTGCCATGGCGCAGCCGGTGGGGGCGATGGTGTGATGGCCGCACAGCTGGAGCCCGCTCCAACCGATTTCACCAGCAAAGAGCGAGCCTTGAATCGGTCTCTTCTGGGCCTGTACGACGCTATATCCAATGGCATAGACGATACCGCAATGCCGGCATTTACCCAACTGACGGAAGAGCAACGCTGGTCGCTGGCGTTCCACGTCGGCGGATTGGCATTTCAATCCGGCTCTGAGGTTACAGGCGAGCCACCTGGCGTCACCTTGTCACAGATGGTTAACCACACGCCGGCGCAACTCGCTGCAGAACACCCGGATATGACGCAGAAGGGGATCGAACGGCTGCGCGCAAAGCCAGAACTGTTATTCCAGGAATCGACCAATCCTCTGAAAATCACCCGCGACCAACTGCTGCTAGCACAAGAGGCACACCAGCGCGGCGATTATCAGACAGCACAAGCACTGGCGGTCAGCGCTTATCTGGATGGCTTTGAATTGGTCGAAAACAGCCTGGATGCGCAGGATAAAGCACTCCGCCAGACGCTCGAAGCCGATATGATGGCGATAAGGCAATTATTGAAGCAGGCTCAGTCCCCGGGTGAGGTGGAAAGCGCTGTGAGCCGGACGCTGGCAAGGTTGGATGATGCGGATCGATTGCTTTCGGAATCTACCTTGTCCAATGCGACCCTGTTCAGTGCCAGCTTGGTTATTCTGTTGCGGGAGGGGCTCGAAGCCCTGCTCGTGGTGATTGCCCTGGTGACTGTGCTGGTGCGAACCGGTCGGCGTGACGGACTTCGGTATGTGCATTTGGGTTGGGTAACGGCATTGGTGGCCGGTGTTGCGACCTGGGCTGCCGCACAGTCACTGGTCAGTATCAGCGGCGCCAGCCGCGAAGTCATGGAAGGGGTTGCGGCCCTTTTGGCGGCGGTCGTGTTGCTCTATGTCGGCATCTGGATGCACAGTAAAACCCATGCTGCCCAGTGGCAGGCCTATATCCAGCAGCACATCAACTCCCACCTGACTGCGGGTACCCTGTGGGGTCTTGCGCTGCTGGCATTTATTGCGGTTTATCGTGAAGTCTTTGAAACGGTCTTGTTTTATCAGGCGCTGCTGACCCAGGCTGCAGCCGCTCAATATTCATCCGTATTCAGCGGCTTTGTAGCCGGTACTGCTTTCTTGGCCGTATTGGCCTGGTTGCTGGTGCGTTACTCAGTGAAATTACCCATTGCCAGATTCTTTTCCGTCACCACCTACCTGTTGCTGGCCCTGGCGTTTGTCCTCATGGGTAAGGCGATGTCGGCACTTCAGGAAGCGGATCTTATCGGTATTACCCCATTGCCTGTCAGTTTTGAATTCGATTGGGTCGGCGTCAAATCCACCTGGCAGGGGATCATGGCGCAATTGTCGGTACTGGTGGTTTTCCTGGTCTTTCTGGGGCTGGCGAGAAGGCAGCGGAAAAATGCCCCTGTTGCAGAACGTTCAGGAGAGTTTTTGGAACCGGGTGTCAGCCGCTCGAAACCGGAGTAGCCGACAAATTCCGCAATATGCCGCACTGCTCCACTGTCCGACGGTTTGAACAGCTGCGGCGCAGCATTCTCAGTTGCTCGTTCAGCCTGGTGAGTTCCTGGATACGCGCCTCTACCTGCTCGATATGCCTATCCATCATCCGATTCACGTCACCACATTGTGCGCCGGGGGAACGGCTTAATCCCAATAATTGCCGGATCTCCGGCAAACTGAGATCCAGGCTGCGGCAGTGTTTGATGAACAGCAATTGCTCAACGGCAGCTTCATCGTACAGGCGAAAATTGCCTTCACTCCGTTCAGCAGAGGCAATCAAATGTTCCTTTTCATAATGCCGGATGGTTTGCACGGAGCAGCCAGTCACTTTCGACAGTTCGCCGATTTTCATTTATTCAATCTCCGTGCTTGACTCTATGCTTACTATAGAGTCTAAAGTGCACACCATGGATAGAGCAAGGGCTTTTTATGACAAACACATGCCGCGACAATTGTCATAGTGACGCGATGAAGAACACTCCCCAGACTGCTGAAGTACACGATGCTACTCATGGCGGCTTTGTCAGTGAGTATCTTGTCCCCAAGATGGACTGCCCTTCTGAAGAAGGCATGATCCGTATGGCGTTGGACAGTGTGGAACCTAAAG
The window above is part of the Spongiibacter tropicus DSM 19543 genome. Proteins encoded here:
- a CDS encoding Cu(+)/Ag(+) sensor histidine kinase is translated as MTKVSLARRRPLSLNSRVMLFVAMAIGFSLLMIGYLVLNEVERHFAEQDADELVVITRAVEDALQSAKDQDSAPEGALARAVSGHHGVYFQVWDDAGRLVYGPEEGGPSPQENTYSPVSRIQVDNLYTWQTDGKTYRGTITHTRIEDQNYRIVAAIDMDFHIHFLENFRRSLWMIMVLAGAVTLLAAWYGVHQGHAPLRELSATMSDIQADRLHVRLDPNTVPRELQNLVCSFNHMIGRLEDSFVRLSYFSADIAHELRTPLTNLITQTQVGLGKSRSLEEYRELLYSNLEEQERLTKMVNDMLWLAQSEHGLLKPVWEPLDLAREVRELFDFFEALAEEKHIQLVLEGKAPIIQGDRAMLRRALSNLLSNAIRHTPVGRSVLIRLDSSGEGRALLSVQNPGPEIPAEHLLRIFDRFYRVDPSRQRQSEGAGLGLAIVKSIVEAHEGNIAVISERGVTRFTISLPSMADVEVSATGESDESIDHR
- a CDS encoding MerR family DNA-binding transcriptional regulator yields the protein MSQLTIGKLAQAARVSVETIRYYERLGLIEQPLKPA
- a CDS encoding cytochrome c/FTR1 family iron permease; amino-acid sequence: MQAHWIYRFISPKQFVLNVSVLLLGLSCLLPATSQAEMSDDGSAQMRQLAQLAEYIAVDYVEAVKDGHVVNDGEYQEMLEFSQLIVTNISEIQDKSADAGDLTDQAKALQEAIQNKQAIETIRQMSGSLRGTLLALMPQSSLPDRLLSKATVKGLYESQCASCHGAAGGGDGVMAAQLEPAPTDFTSKERALNRSLLGLYDAISNGIDDTAMPAFTQLTEEQRWSLAFHVGGLAFQSGSEVTGEPPGVTLSQMVNHTPAQLAAEHPDMTQKGIERLRAKPELLFQESTNPLKITRDQLLLAQEAHQRGDYQTAQALAVSAYLDGFELVENSLDAQDKALRQTLEADMMAIRQLLKQAQSPGEVESAVSRTLARLDDADRLLSESTLSNATLFSASLVILLREGLEALLVVIALVTVLVRTGRRDGLRYVHLGWVTALVAGVATWAAAQSLVSISGASREVMEGVAALLAAVVLLYVGIWMHSKTHAAQWQAYIQQHINSHLTAGTLWGLALLAFIAVYREVFETVLFYQALLTQAAAAQYSSVFSGFVAGTAFLAVLAWLLVRYSVKLPIARFFSVTTYLLLALAFVLMGKAMSALQEADLIGITPLPVSFEFDWVGVKSTWQGIMAQLSVLVVFLVFLGLARRQRKNAPVAERSGEFLEPGVSRSKPE
- the cadR gene encoding Cd(II)/Pb(II)-responsive transcriptional regulator, producing the protein MKIGELSKVTGCSVQTIRHYEKEHLIASAERSEGNFRLYDEAAVEQLLFIKHCRSLDLSLPEIRQLLGLSRSPGAQCGDVNRMMDRHIEQVEARIQELTRLNEQLRMLRRSCSNRRTVEQCGILRNLSATPVSSG